The genomic DNA CCTGCGCGTCGTGATGGGGAACGAGCAATCCAGCTCCACCCGATAGGAGATCGGGAGCGGTTCCGGCGGGCGTGCCAATGACAGGGGTGCGGCAAGCCATCGCTTCGACGATCGGTAAACCAAACCCCTCCGATCGACTGCCAAACAGCCAGGCATCACATCCGGCATAGTAGTGACGCAGCTCATGCTGAGGGGGGCGGTAGGTAAATGTGGAGTTGCTGGGAAGGGGCAGGGTGGCGATCGGTTTATAGCTGCCAAAGGCGGTCATTCTAAGCTGGGGGATTTGCTCAGCAGCAATCTGGAATGCTCTGATCATCAGATCGGTGCCTTTCCAGGGAGTGGTGGAATACATCATGCCCACCGTGGGAACGGGCTGCTTACTCCGCACAGGGGCATAAAACTGCTGAGAGTCCACGCTATTCGGAACGAGGGAAACGTTGCTGTCGTATTTGTCGCGCATGAGATCCTGGAGCCAGCGAGCCACAACAATTTTGTGCAGCGGCAGGCGATAGGTAGCAGCAACCTGCTCCTGCGGCAGATAGTCAAAGACTTCGTGGTGCTGGACAAAATATGCCTTTGCCCCTTTAGAAGCGCGGAGGTTGGCGACCCAGTAAGCGGTTTCCCACCAGGTTGCGATCACCACATCAGCATCCGGTAAGTCTGCATCTACAATCGGACGACGGGTTTTCAGCAGCTTACAGGGGATGTTCAGATGATCGAAATGGGAGGGCTGTTGTTTTGTTGGAATCCATCCGTCTCCCCGCAGTATCGATCGCAACTGCTGCTTCGGACTTGGCTTGCGTCCAGAGCGAGAAATGACGGCAACCTGGTGTCCCCGCTGCTGAAGTAGCCGTGCATAGGTTGCAATTACCCGACTTCCGCCAGAGAGAGAAAAGTCGCTCTCCATCACAAAGGTAATTCTCATCGTTTCCCCCTCCTCAGCATCAGTTTTTTGCTGCCTGCTGCACGCTTGAATTAAAACGGGATTCAGAAGCAATCCCACACGGGAAGTTTTCCCATGCCCTGCTCATCCCTACGGATGATTAATGTGCCAAATCAACTTGCGAATGCAGTGAAGCCTCCCCCATGCCCTATGGCTCTGGGTACACTGACTCAACCTGGAGCAGGTTGCCCGAACTCATATCACAAAATGGGAACATTTTCGATCGTTGTCTCAGGGAACGGATGATTTTCAGGGACTGAACGATCGCAGTGTCAGTGTATTATCCAACGAAAAATTGCTTACCGAAAGTGCTTTGTTCCCCTTTGCTTGGTTGATGCCTGGTTGGTTTCTTCGATTGTTCTGGTTTGCCCCATGTCAGAAAGCGGCGGCAACCTTTTCAAACCAGCCTGAACCTGGCTTTTTCCAAATCCGGAAGACCGAGCGGCGTCTGTGACCCAATCAACTCAACCTACTGAGTAAAGTGGTTCACCATATTCTGCAAGTTAAAGGAAAACCGAGTTCCCAGCGTCAGAGCCAGAGCCGTTAGAAAAACAGCCGTCATCAGCATATCCTGACGAAACACACTGGCTCGCTCGCGCTTGAGTCCCCAGGTGATGACAATCCAGGAGGGCAAATAGCTCATGGAAACCGCCACAATTGCGCCTAGCGGACCAGCGAGGGAAAAACCGAGGGGAATGCCGATCGCATAGCAGAGAAATCCAAAGAAATAGCCCAGGGTTCCGTATTGGGGCTTCCCCATCGCCATCAAAATAGAATCTACCGTCTGGGTCAGGATAATGGGCCAGGTTCCCAGAGCTAGCAAGGGGAGCATCCAGCTAGCAGCGGTATAGCGCTCGTCATAGAGCAGATGAATGAGCAAATCGCCAAATCCTATAAATACTGCCAGTCCTATCGCCAGCGGCAGCAGAATAGGCTTACGATTTCGCAGCACTTTTTCACGGAATTCGGGGCGCGGCAGATCGATCATTCTGGCATAGCTAGGGTAGATAACCTTACTGCTCATTGCCAGCAACAGACTGCGCGGCATATCCGACAGGGTAAAGGCAATTCCGTAAACCCCCAGCAGCTCTAGACTGAATAGCTTTCCCAAAAAAAGGCGATCGGACTGGTTTGCCAGGAAGGTCAGGGCGGTGGAAAGGAAGATCCATTTGCCAAAATGCAGGAGTTCGTGGACGGCGGTGGCATCCCAGATCGGTCGATTCCGTTCACCTTTGTTTAACCTGTGGCTGACAATGAGCTGAAACACCGCAGACACCGTGCCCCCAATAACCAGTGCCCAGATCGAGGGGGAAATCCTCGCCCAGATCAGCATGACCGCCAGGGAAACGATCTGACTGGAAAGCTCAAACAGGGCAAGCTGTTTCACTGACAGATGGCGATTGAGCGTGAATAGCGACGTGGAGTTAAAACCGCTTAGAACCGCGTTAAAACCTACGATCGGCAGCAGGATTGCCAAACGAGGTTCACCATAGAATTGCGACACGGGGATTGCAATCACCAGGCAGATTCCCCACAGCAGCAGTCCGCGTAAAATTTGGAGCGACCAGGCGGTATTCAGGAAGGCTGGCTCATCACCCCGCTTGTTCTGTACCACGCTGGTATTCAGTCCCAGGTCGGAGAACAGATGTAAACCTACAATAAACACATAGACCAAGCTCATCAGCCCGAAGAGGTCTGGCTCAAGCCAACGCGTTAGGACAATGTTGCTGGCAAAGCGGAGTACCAGACTGATGCCGTAGCCCGCCGTTGTCCAGATAGCCCCCCGAATGGCGAGTTTCTTAATAGAGCTGGTTGAATTTGGTTCTGTGCTGGTCGATGCCATGATTATATTTCCGTAAGTCCGATCGAGCTGTGATTAAGCCGCTGGAGGAGCAGCGACAATCGCCAAAATAAAAAAGTAGAAGAATTGAGCGAATCTTTGCCTGCCATCATCCGACAAAGAGGAGGCATTGACCCTCTAGCCAAGGGTCTGATCAAAAACCTGATCAAAAACCCGACCTGAAACCGGACTGCAAAACTTCCCATTCCTACCAATGTCGATTGGTTCTCCACGATGGCGATCGAACTCATGTGAATCGCACAAGCTGAGCGACAGGTTTGGGAGGGCGAATTCTGTCCGGTTTGAGGACAAGTCCCGCCACGCCACCCACAATCAGGACAAACACCGGATTGACCAGAGCGTTAACAAGACAGTCCATTTTATAGAGAATGACAACCACTGCTAAAACAGCCACAGGAGCGATTTGGGGATGGCTCCAGGTTCTAGCCGGATAGCGCATTGCGAACAACGCTGTTACGGGCAGCAGGAGTAACGCCGTCATACTTGCCAATCCCAAGGTGCCCTGGGTGCCAAAGACAATAATCCAGAGACTATCCACGATTGTCTTAGGACCATTGGGGTTTGCCGGATCGACAGGGACAAGATTGCGTCCATAGCCGCCCCACCCGAACCATAGCCGCTCCCTCGCCTTGTCGGTCAGCAGTTCCTCATTGTTAAACCGGAATTCGAGCGATTGAATTCGATCGTCGGGTAAAAAGCGACCGAAGAATTCAATAATCTGATCGGTGAAGTAGGTTGAGGTTTCTGCACTGACGTAGAGATAGGCACAGATTAGCCCAATCAGGACAAAGACGGGCAGCGCTGTGCGAAAGTGCTTTCCGGCAAACAGTAGCCCCAGCCCCAGCAGCAGCAGAATGTAGGCTCCGGTCGATCGCAGCAGCAGAAAAGTGATGAACTGAGCGGCAACGAGCCAACTCATAGGAATGCCCCAGAGCTGCTTAATCGTGCCCGATCGCCATAGCCAGATCCCAATCACGGTGGCAGCCATCATGAATGCTGCGACAGCTAACCCGTGCCGCATAAACACCGTAGGGCGAAACCCCCCCAGACGAATTGACTGCCCAAAGTCGCCAAAGGCATGGGAACCGTAGACAATGCGATGCAGCTGGGGACTAAAGCGGGTTTCAAACAAACAGAGCGGAATGTAAATCAGCCCGCCAATAAAGATTCCAACTGCCATCTGCCGCATTGCCGATAGCTTATTCATGTAAATCCGCCCCAGAAAATAGGGCACACCCCAGGTCATTGTTTGGTCTACCGTCGAAGCGACTCCGTCATAGAGACCCAGATCATTCGACAAAGACGCAAACAGCGGAGAGATACAAAAAATGGTTATGGGGATATCAATCCAGCGATATCGAAAGGACTGAAACCGCCCGACATCGAAAATAAATGTAGCAAGCAAAACGCCATAGGATGTGGCTGAAAGCTTTGTGTAGTCTGGAATTCCAGGAAGGGACAGCTCGGCTTCGGGGAGAAATAGCCAGGCGGTAATCACACTAATGACCAGTGCCTTCTGGGCTGGAAACCGAGTAAACAAATAGAGGACGATCGGAATCCAGGCAAACATGACGAGGGGCACAGTGGGTGCCACATAAGCGCCCGGATTGGCAGACAGTGTAAATCCCATAACATTCCCTAATAACCGCCCAGGAAGGCTTTCTTGCCTTGGATTGAAGCTAACCGATTCATGACCTGCGACTCAAGCCCGGAAGCAACTTTTTCACCAGTTCCTTGGGCGATCGCTTGGGCTTTTCAAAGTCGATCGTTTCTCCCGGTCGGGCGCGGAACAGGGTGGAATGTTGCCCGCCGCGCGTTTCATGGGCAGGTCTGCCGTTGCTGTAATAGTAAAGGGCGAGGGACTTCCGGGTATTTCCAGGCGGACAGGTGAGCGGTTCGGGATGCCCGTGGAAGGTAAAGTCTGTGGTGTTGAAGATGACGCAGCGGTTGAAAAGGGGCAGAATTTTTTTGCTGAGCTGGGTCACATCTTTGTCCCAGAGTTCGAGGTGTCCGCCGTATTCCTCCTTCCAATCCTTGTTCAGGTAGATCAGCAGGTTGAGACGCCGATCGAGCTTGAGGCGATCGTTACGGCTAAAGTCAACGTGCATCTTGAGATAGCCTCCTGGCTCAATCTGATGCAGTCCACCCCCTTCAAAGTGTGGATCGGGAATTAGACCCGTAATGCCTGTGAGCGTTTCTAGAAAGCTAATAAACGTTGAGGAATTAAGCTGATAGAGCAGCAACCGCGTAGCAGCGCCCATCTGCTGTTCTGACTTAGAGGCAAGCTTTTTCTCAGCGGCGGCTTCAAACCGCTGCCAGTCGATCGAACCAGGCTGCGGGAACTCCTCCAGGATGGAATCGAGGATCCGCTCCGGCAAAAAATTATCGATAACGGTATGGGGAAAGGGATCGGCGCTGGCGTAAGATTCACGGTATCGCTGTGCCAGGGCATTCAGATATTCCGGATCAAGGTAGTACATCTGGAGATCCATGGGATTTTCCCTATCAGGACGATTATGCAGGATAATGTTGACGCTCCGTGAATCCGGTTTAACAGTAACAAAATCGACTCCGCCTGCCGGAGAAGCAGCGTTCACTTTATGAAAAATTTACCTGTCTCCGTAATTTCCAGGTTGCAGGATCGCAGCTTCTTCACATTGACTTCTTCAATGAAGAGACGACCGGGATTGACGGAAGGAAAAGGATGACGCAAAAAGGACACCCCATCGCGAAGTGCCCTAATTTTTATTTCATTTTTATTGAATTGTGAAACGAGATTCTTATCTAAAACCAACGGCTGCCTGCCACACAAACGCCAGCAGCAGGAAGAATACCGGGATTACAGGCAGAACATCTACCAGCGGATCAAAGATCGCGTAGGCTTCGGGTAACTTGGCTAAGAGCAATGCCGCTTCCATGAATCAGTCTACCTCTCCAACACAAATTTCATAATTGTTGGGTATCTTAACACGATCGCTGCCCGGATTCATCCACAGCGACAAATCTATTTATCAGCAAATCTGATTGGCTCAGACTGTGCAAAATTTCTGTGCAAAATTTGCTCTACGGCAGCAAAAAGCCTGCCCCTGCCCGACGAATAAAGTAGCGGGATGTATTTTCATTGGGCGATCGATAAAGCATCAAAAAGTCGCCGTTATCCAGGGTATAAAGACGATAAACGCCCTGAGCAGTTGTGAGCTGCTGGTTTCTGGGAATTCCTGCATTCTCCGGGAAATAGCCCCCTCTTGCTACAACCCGGTAGCCGCTCAAAATATTAGCCGCTGCGTTAAAAATTAACTGAAAATCCCCGTCAAAATTCGGATCAGTTTGCAGCTCGGCGAGCGTTCCCGCTGAAAGATTCAGATCGCTCTGCGCTGACCAATCCATCAGGCGAAACAACGGTAAAACGCCGCTGCGAACTTCCGTTTGAGCAAGGCTGACTCGACCCAGACTCAGGAGCATCACCATCGTTAGCAATGATTGAATTAGCCCCTTCTGTAGCAAGTTCTTCGCAATTCTTGATCCACGATCGCCCATAGTTAACCTGTCAATCAAACGTTTAAATTTAATTGAGAGGAATTTATCACACTTTCAGGAGGGAGTGGGGAGGCAGGGAGCAGGGGAGCAAGAAAATATGAGTAGAGTGCGGGTGAAGTTGTGCGATCGCTGCTATCCCGCTGTCAGCCAAAACAACCCCCACTACATTTACGGCGGTACCTGGAAAGCCCAAAAACCCCGCTAATCCTACCCCCCATCTACTCATCCACCTTGACGCGGTACAGCACCTCATCCGCCTGCCGACAGCGATCGCACAACTTCACCCGCACTCTACTCATATTTTCTTGCTCCCCTGCTCCCTGCCTCCCCACTCCCCCACCCACTACGAAACCACCGTCGATCCCTGCGGTCTTGCAAAGATCATCCGCCCAGCCGAGGTTTGCAGCGAACCCGTGACCACGACTGCCAACTCTCCACCGATATAGCTGCCGCCTTCCTCCACGACAACCATTGTGCCGTCATCCAGATAGCCGACGCCCTGGGCGGGTTCCTTGCCCTGCTTGAGAATCTTCAGATCGATCTGATCGCCGGGCAGATAGGCAGGACGCATTGCCTGCGCCAGATCGTTGATGTTCAAAACCGTGACTTTTTGCAGGCTTGCGACCTTGTTCAGGTTGTAGTCGTTGGTGAGCAGCGTCCCGTTAATGTCCTGTGCCAGACGCACCAGTTTGGCATCGACTGTGGACACATCATCATAGTCTGCGGGATGAATTACAATCCGCTCCGGGTATGCTTCCTGCATTTGGTTCAGGATGTCTAAGCCACGCCGTCCCCGTACCCGTTTCTGATCGTTGGAGCCATCGGCAAGCTGCTGAAGTTCTTGCAGGACAAACTTCGGTACGAGCAGTTGACCTTCCAAAAAGCCAGTTGCCAGGATGTCCTCAATCCGTCCGTCGATAATGCAGCTTGTATCCAGCACTTTGCTCGTTGCAGGCTTCAGCGTTCCCTCTGCCACCAGCATCGACTCGACGCTATTGGGATTAATCAGCCGCAGCAGGGTTCGCCCGTGGATATCCGCCAGATTGATGCCAGAAAAGGCAAACATGACGCTTCCCAGAACAGCTGCCAGGGGTTTGATAAAGGCAAACTCGCGCGGAATCGGCAGCAGAAAGATAGGAGCCAGCATCAGGTTTGCCACCAGCAGCCCCAGCACCAGCCCGATCGAGCGACTGAGTAAGCGATCGACTGGCATTTCCCGAATTTGCCGCTCTACTCGGCGGTAGGCAGTCTGAGCAGCAATGCCCAAAGCCAAGCCAATGAGTGCGCCAAACCCACCCGTGACAAAACTCAGCCCCTCCAGGTTTGTTACCTGTGCCAGGGCGTCATTCGGCAGGAAATCGACGCTATAAAAGCCAATTCCTGCCCCTGCTATGATGAAAGATATGATGATGATTGCGTCGAGCATGGCATTAATCCCAATAGGATTAGGTGCAGACTTCGTTAGGACTCCCGGTTAAACCATCCGGTTAAGACGTGCTGTTGCAACATACCGTTAGAACGCACATTGTTAGAACGTACATTAATTAGGATTCACAATAGCACTGCAAGAATTTTTTAGCCTGAAGCGGTGATGACGATTTGCGGTTCAATCGGTCTGACGCGATCGCCAAGAAACACTCGCCCCAATGCGCCTCAATTCCTTGATTTAATTCATCAATTTGGCTGCGGTTTAACTGTGAATCTGACTTAAATTCTGCACAGTCCGATTATATCTTTTTAGCCTCATTCACGTTTTTGTATCCGGTCTTTGAATCCCTTGAACCTGAGAATCCCTTGAACCTGAGCTACGATCGTTCCATTCTGTCCACCCATGACCGCTGTTCTGCTGCACCATCCTCCCAGGAGACGGTGACGGCTGCCTACGTCCATATTCCTTTCTGTCGCCGCCGCTGCTATTACTGCGATTTTGCGATTTCGATTGTGGGGGACAAGCCACCCCTCGCCCAAACCGATGCGTCCCGCTCAGAGTATGGAACGATCGCGGACTATCTAGAAGCGCTCCAGCAGGAAATTCGCGCCACCCCTGCACGAGGTAATCCAGTTCAGACCGTCTTCCTGGGCGGTGGAACTCCCTCCTTGCTAATGCCCCAACAGGTTGAGCAGATTTTAAGGGCGATCGATCGCCAGTTTGGCATCGCGTCAGGCGCAGAAATCTCAATGGAAATCGACCCGGATACCTTCGATCGGGAGAAGTTG from Leptolyngbya ohadii IS1 includes the following:
- a CDS encoding glycosyltransferase family 4 protein; the encoded protein is MRITFVMESDFSLSGGSRVIATYARLLQQRGHQVAVISRSGRKPSPKQQLRSILRGDGWIPTKQQPSHFDHLNIPCKLLKTRRPIVDADLPDADVVIATWWETAYWVANLRASKGAKAYFVQHHEVFDYLPQEQVAATYRLPLHKIVVARWLQDLMRDKYDSNVSLVPNSVDSQQFYAPVRSKQPVPTVGMMYSTTPWKGTDLMIRAFQIAAEQIPQLRMTAFGSYKPIATLPLPSNSTFTYRPPQHELRHYYAGCDAWLFGSRSEGFGLPIVEAMACRTPVIGTPAGTAPDLLSGGAGLLVPHHDAQAMAQAIIQVCRMSNAEWRSLSQAAYGKVADYTWEDAADRFEAVLYQIAENSDNSIPTNQPTIAEPMTDENLPSDHSEAFLSR
- a CDS encoding oligosaccharide flippase family protein, with translation MASTSTEPNSTSSIKKLAIRGAIWTTAGYGISLVLRFASNIVLTRWLEPDLFGLMSLVYVFIVGLHLFSDLGLNTSVVQNKRGDEPAFLNTAWSLQILRGLLLWGICLVIAIPVSQFYGEPRLAILLPIVGFNAVLSGFNSTSLFTLNRHLSVKQLALFELSSQIVSLAVMLIWARISPSIWALVIGGTVSAVFQLIVSHRLNKGERNRPIWDATAVHELLHFGKWIFLSTALTFLANQSDRLFLGKLFSLELLGVYGIAFTLSDMPRSLLLAMSSKVIYPSYARMIDLPRPEFREKVLRNRKPILLPLAIGLAVFIGFGDLLIHLLYDERYTAASWMLPLLALGTWPIILTQTVDSILMAMGKPQYGTLGYFFGFLCYAIGIPLGFSLAGPLGAIVAVSMSYLPSWIVITWGLKRERASVFRQDMLMTAVFLTALALTLGTRFSFNLQNMVNHFTQ
- a CDS encoding O-antigen ligase domain-containing protein, with translation MGFTLSANPGAYVAPTVPLVMFAWIPIVLYLFTRFPAQKALVISVITAWLFLPEAELSLPGIPDYTKLSATSYGVLLATFIFDVGRFQSFRYRWIDIPITIFCISPLFASLSNDLGLYDGVASTVDQTMTWGVPYFLGRIYMNKLSAMRQMAVGIFIGGLIYIPLCLFETRFSPQLHRIVYGSHAFGDFGQSIRLGGFRPTVFMRHGLAVAAFMMAATVIGIWLWRSGTIKQLWGIPMSWLVAAQFITFLLLRSTGAYILLLLGLGLLFAGKHFRTALPVFVLIGLICAYLYVSAETSTYFTDQIIEFFGRFLPDDRIQSLEFRFNNEELLTDKARERLWFGWGGYGRNLVPVDPANPNGPKTIVDSLWIIVFGTQGTLGLASMTALLLLPVTALFAMRYPARTWSHPQIAPVAVLAVVVILYKMDCLVNALVNPVFVLIVGGVAGLVLKPDRIRPPKPVAQLVRFT
- a CDS encoding 2OG-Fe(II) oxygenase, yielding MDLQMYYLDPEYLNALAQRYRESYASADPFPHTVIDNFLPERILDSILEEFPQPGSIDWQRFEAAAEKKLASKSEQQMGAATRLLLYQLNSSTFISFLETLTGITGLIPDPHFEGGGLHQIEPGGYLKMHVDFSRNDRLKLDRRLNLLIYLNKDWKEEYGGHLELWDKDVTQLSKKILPLFNRCVIFNTTDFTFHGHPEPLTCPPGNTRKSLALYYYSNGRPAHETRGGQHSTLFRARPGETIDFEKPKRSPKELVKKLLPGLSRRS
- a CDS encoding photosystem II reaction center protein K, producing the protein MEAALLLAKLPEAYAIFDPLVDVLPVIPVFFLLLAFVWQAAVGFR
- a CDS encoding PIN/TRAM domain-containing protein, whose product is MLDAIIIISFIIAGAGIGFYSVDFLPNDALAQVTNLEGLSFVTGGFGALIGLALGIAAQTAYRRVERQIREMPVDRLLSRSIGLVLGLLVANLMLAPIFLLPIPREFAFIKPLAAVLGSVMFAFSGINLADIHGRTLLRLINPNSVESMLVAEGTLKPATSKVLDTSCIIDGRIEDILATGFLEGQLLVPKFVLQELQQLADGSNDQKRVRGRRGLDILNQMQEAYPERIVIHPADYDDVSTVDAKLVRLAQDINGTLLTNDYNLNKVASLQKVTVLNINDLAQAMRPAYLPGDQIDLKILKQGKEPAQGVGYLDDGTMVVVEEGGSYIGGELAVVVTGSLQTSAGRMIFARPQGSTVVS